A genome region from Triticum aestivum cultivar Chinese Spring chromosome 2B, IWGSC CS RefSeq v2.1, whole genome shotgun sequence includes the following:
- the LOC123046264 gene encoding protein DETOXIFICATION 49 has protein sequence MTSCGGATAACPDGCVITAPLLAKAGEVVIPVYGDEAAAPVLTCKPPGRLAKAVKEAWSVSFGIALPMMPPVSATAARDEARSILGLAFPMILTGLLLYLRSMISMLFLGRLGGLALAGGSLAIGFANITGYSVLSGLAMGMEPICGQAFGAGNYSLIGVTVQRTVLLLIAAAVPIGGLWMHMRPLLLLCGQDAAIAAVAETYILASLPDLLLQAFLHPVRVYLRMQSINLPLTVCATLAIAIHLPINYVLVTVLGLGVKGVAMASVLANLNLLLLLLAYIFFKGVHKRTGGFALSAESFRGWGELISLALPSCVSVCLEWWWYEIMILLCGLLLNPQATVASMGILIQTTSLIYIFPSSLSFGVSTRVSNELGAGQPEQASRAATAGIMLGFAFGAFASAFAFLVRNVWASMFTADPAIIALTASVLPILGLCELGNCPQTTGCGVLRGSARPKDAANINLRSFYLVGTPVALVLAFWFHYDFEGLWFGLLAAQATCMVRMLLVIGRTDWAGEAKRSKQLTGSDAQGKVGAADGDEKSRLLIDDADIEQPNDRC, from the coding sequence ATGACGTCCTGCGGAGGCGCCACCGCGGCATGCCCGGATGGCTGTGTCATCACCGCCCCCTTGCTTGCCAAGGCGGGGGAGGTCGTCATCCCGGTCTACGGTGACGAGGCGGCCGCGCCGGTGCTCACGTGCAAGCCGCCCGGCCGGCTTGCCAAGGCGGTGAAGGAAGCCTGGTCCGTTTCTTTTGGCATCGCGCTCCCGATGATGCCGCCCGTGTCGGCCACCGCGGCCCGCGACGAGGCGCGCTCCATTCTCGGCCTCGCATTCCCGATGATCCTCACCGGGCTGCTGCTCTACCTCCGCTCCATGATTTCGATGCTCTTCCTCGGCCGTCTCGGCGGGCTGGCGCTCGCCGGCGGTTCCCTCGCCATCGGCTTCGCCAACATCACCGGATACTCTGTCCTCTCCGGCCTCGCCATGGGCATGGAGCCGATATGTGGCCAGGCATTCGGCGCGGGTAACTACTCGCTCATTGGTGTCACCGTGCAGCGGACGGTGCTCCTCCTCATCGCGGCCGCCGTCCCTATCGGTGGCCTGTGGATGCACATGCGGCCTCTGCTCCTCCTCTGCGGACAggacgccgccatcgccgccgtggCGGAGACCTACATTCTTGCCTCACTGCCTGACCTCCTCCTCCAGGCATTCCTTCACCCCGTGAGGGTATATCTCCGGATGCAGTCCATAAACCTGCCACTCACCGTGTGCGCCACGCTCGCCATTGCCATCCACCTGCCCATCAACTACGTGCTGGTGACCGTGCTCGGCCTCGGCGTCAAGGGAGTGGCAATGGCGTCCGTGCTGGCCAACCTGAACCTGCTCCTCTTGCTTCTCGCTTACATCTTCTTCAAAGGCGTCCACAAGCGCACGGGCGGCTTCGCACTCTCCGCCGAGAGCTTccgtggctggggcgagctcaTCAGCCTGGCTCTGCCGAGCTGCGTGAGCGTGTGCCTCGAGTGGTGGTGGTACGAGATCATGATCCTGCTGTGCGGCCTGCTCCTGAACCCGCAGGCCACGGTGGCGTCCATGGGCATCCTGATCCAGACCACGTCGCTCATATACATCTTCCCTTCGTCGCTCAGCTTCGGCGTGTCGACGCGCGTCAGCAACGAGCTGGGCGCCGGGCAGCCCGAGCAGGCGAGCCGCGCCGCGACGGCGGGGATCATGCTCGGCTTCGCGTTCGGCGCCTTCGCCTCCGCGTTCGCATTCCTCGTCCGGAACGTGTGGGCGAGCATGTTCACGGCCGACCCGGCGATCATCGCGCTCACCGCGTCGGTGCTGCCGATCCTGGGCCTGTGCGAGCTGGGCAACTGCCCGCAGACGACGGGGTGCGGGGTGCTGCGCGGCAGCGCGCGGCCCAAGGACGCGGCCAACATCAACCTCCGGTCGTTCTACCTGGTGGGGACGCCGGTGGCGCTGGTGCTGGCCTTCTGGTTCCACTACGACTTCGAGGGCCTGTGGTTCGGGCTGCTGGCGGCGCAGGCCACCTGCATGGTGCGCATGCTCCTGGTGATCGGGCGGACGGACTGGGCGGGCGAGGCCAAGCGGTCGAAGCAGCTCACCGGCTCCGACGCCCAGGGCAAAGTTGGCGCGGCCGACGGAGACGAGAAGTCGCGGCTGCTTATCGACGACGCAGACATCGAGCAGCCGAATGATCGGTGTTGA